A region from the Tahibacter amnicola genome encodes:
- a CDS encoding Trm112 family protein → MDKRLLDVLCCPVSKTPVTPLSRAQLDALNAAIAGGQVASVAGEKIGTPFAAGLITTDGKVIYRIDDDIPVMLADEAIGTTQLTGFPSASKL, encoded by the coding sequence GTGGATAAGCGCCTGCTAGACGTACTGTGCTGTCCGGTTTCCAAGACCCCCGTCACTCCCTTGAGCCGCGCCCAGCTCGATGCCCTCAACGCCGCCATTGCGGGCGGCCAGGTCGCCAGTGTCGCTGGCGAGAAAATAGGCACACCCTTTGCTGCGGGTCTGATAACGACGGACGGTAAGGTGATCTATCGGATCGACGACGATATTCCAGTCATGCTGGCCGATGAGGCGATTGGCACGACGCAATTGACGGGATTTCCCAGCGCGTCAAAATTGTGA
- a CDS encoding SDR family NAD(P)-dependent oxidoreductase: MATLPAGWTPAPGALAGRTVLITGATGGLGRASALACAAAGATIVLLGRKVSGLEKLYDEIEALGAPTPAIYPLNLEGATPRDYEDLADTIARECGGLQGVVHAAAHFTGLQPAVEIKPEEWMRSLQVNLNGPFLLTQAVLPLLQQQSDASVVFVHDDPSRVSRSFWGAYGVAKAALAGLVSILHDETENSPVRIHGLLPPPMRTALRRMGYFGENTMDRPEPSEFAPAVVYLLCADGAASRGQTLDLRAG, from the coding sequence ATGGCGACGCTTCCCGCAGGCTGGACGCCTGCCCCCGGCGCGCTTGCCGGCCGGACCGTGCTCATCACCGGCGCAACGGGCGGCCTGGGCCGCGCCAGCGCACTGGCCTGCGCGGCCGCCGGGGCGACGATCGTCCTGCTAGGCCGCAAGGTGAGCGGCCTGGAAAAGCTCTACGACGAAATCGAAGCCCTCGGTGCGCCGACGCCGGCGATCTATCCGCTCAATCTCGAAGGCGCCACGCCGCGCGACTATGAAGACCTGGCCGACACCATCGCACGCGAATGCGGTGGTCTGCAGGGCGTCGTGCACGCGGCGGCGCATTTCACCGGGTTGCAACCGGCAGTGGAAATCAAGCCGGAAGAGTGGATGCGCAGCCTGCAGGTCAATCTGAACGGCCCGTTCCTGCTCACCCAGGCGGTGCTGCCGCTGCTGCAGCAGCAATCCGACGCCAGCGTCGTGTTCGTGCACGATGATCCGTCGCGCGTGAGCCGCTCGTTCTGGGGCGCTTACGGCGTGGCCAAGGCCGCATTGGCCGGGTTGGTCTCCATTCTCCACGACGAAACCGAAAACTCGCCGGTCCGGATCCACGGCCTGTTGCCACCGCCGATGCGCACCGCCCTGCGCCGCATGGGGTATTTCGGCGAGAACACGATGGACCGGCCGGAGCCGTCCGAATTTGCGCCCGCCGTGGTCTATCTGCTCTGTGCCGACGGTGCTGCATCCCGGGGCCAGACGCTGGACCTGCGCGCCGGCTGA
- a CDS encoding bifunctional serine/threonine-protein kinase/formylglycine-generating enzyme family protein → MIEIVGYQIKREIGQGGMASVYLAVQSSLEREVALKVMAPALAADPTFTRRFLQEARTLASLAHPNIVQVFDVGVTPNQQHYFSMQYLANGDFVARVHRGLDEAELKRILQGVARALAYAHQRGYVHRDVAPGNILFDSANNPVLTDFGIALAASQATRITSAGFSVGTSHYMSPEQARGGDIDTRSDIYSLGVLAWYGLTGHPPFDGSDGFAIAYAHVFEPIPRLPPKFAHWQPLFDRALAKDPKDRFADVEQFAEALETIGVPDLPAPKTLPEPNGKATVVTRSPAAAPTPAAAAKADPSRAPAPAAKAPPAPKSAAKPSAAAKPPQVPAQSAPAASRQTGLWLGIGAVAVLGLGAVGYLLTRPMAPADDMAATAPVPASVVSTPAAPAVPATATPSTPPPAPVDTPASAPPVDPAVTSEPFAAALAAVPSDTVPPGDAPLTDVLPTDLPPEGAADVPTADGIEAAPNGAMTDAAFLASLPTVEDPVAKLVRQGRGDLTAQRYSTPPGGNALDRFRLALRIDARDKGAKQGIADTARAYLNLGNKAATAGDLALARSHFEKAIEIATFAPPESKPVTDEVNHRRAALAGPFIDEAKRAAAAWDKEAAQAAYEKALAIDPKNAVAQEGLKKLPSIGSAGFVFRDRLDDGGSGPELVVLPGAKVAAGRYEVTRGEFRRWWTAAGAKVFGAKEPSCRDRESFFRSSKKRNWQNADVQQEDNHPVVCVSWDQAVAFTQWLSQRSGHTYRLLTNAEWDALSRDAKPASCSTANLADAAFNSTFEARSGAACEDGFAGTSPVGRYGAIANGLYDVDGNVREWVNSCQAGATSCREHRMRGRSWMSPPDKETVAFTDTVASDVASNNVGFRVARELGGR, encoded by the coding sequence GTGATCGAAATCGTCGGATACCAGATCAAGCGGGAAATTGGCCAGGGCGGCATGGCGAGCGTCTATCTGGCCGTACAGAGCTCGCTGGAGCGCGAAGTCGCGCTCAAGGTAATGGCGCCCGCACTGGCTGCCGATCCCACCTTTACGCGACGCTTCCTGCAGGAAGCGCGCACGCTGGCGTCTCTGGCCCATCCGAACATCGTGCAGGTGTTCGATGTCGGCGTGACACCCAACCAGCAGCACTATTTCTCGATGCAGTACCTCGCCAACGGCGATTTCGTGGCCCGCGTGCACCGGGGCCTTGACGAAGCCGAACTCAAGCGGATCCTGCAGGGTGTGGCCCGGGCACTGGCCTACGCCCACCAGCGCGGCTATGTCCACCGGGACGTTGCACCCGGCAACATCCTGTTCGATTCGGCGAACAATCCGGTGCTGACGGATTTCGGCATTGCCCTGGCCGCCAGTCAGGCAACACGGATCACCAGCGCCGGTTTCTCGGTGGGCACCAGTCACTACATGAGCCCCGAGCAGGCCCGCGGCGGCGATATCGACACCCGTTCGGACATCTACAGCCTCGGCGTGCTGGCCTGGTACGGGCTCACCGGACACCCGCCCTTCGATGGCTCGGACGGGTTCGCCATCGCGTATGCGCATGTCTTCGAGCCGATCCCGCGCTTACCGCCGAAATTCGCCCATTGGCAGCCCCTTTTCGACCGGGCATTGGCGAAGGACCCGAAAGACCGGTTTGCCGACGTGGAGCAGTTTGCGGAGGCACTGGAAACCATCGGTGTGCCCGACTTGCCGGCCCCCAAGACACTGCCCGAGCCGAACGGCAAGGCAACCGTCGTGACGCGTTCACCGGCCGCCGCGCCTACGCCGGCGGCGGCCGCAAAGGCAGATCCCTCCCGGGCGCCTGCGCCAGCCGCCAAGGCGCCTCCGGCGCCAAAATCGGCGGCAAAGCCCTCAGCGGCGGCAAAACCACCTCAAGTACCTGCGCAATCCGCACCCGCCGCGTCACGGCAGACGGGCTTGTGGCTGGGAATCGGTGCTGTCGCCGTACTGGGGCTGGGCGCCGTCGGTTATCTCCTGACGCGCCCGATGGCGCCGGCCGACGACATGGCTGCCACGGCTCCGGTGCCGGCAAGTGTGGTCTCCACCCCTGCGGCGCCGGCCGTCCCGGCGACAGCCACCCCGTCGACTCCGCCGCCTGCACCGGTCGACACGCCTGCGAGTGCGCCGCCGGTGGACCCGGCCGTGACTTCGGAGCCATTCGCGGCGGCTCTGGCGGCGGTCCCTTCCGACACCGTGCCGCCCGGTGATGCTCCACTGACCGACGTGCTGCCGACAGATTTGCCGCCGGAAGGCGCGGCGGACGTGCCAACCGCCGATGGCATCGAGGCTGCGCCCAATGGGGCGATGACCGACGCCGCCTTCCTCGCCAGCCTGCCCACCGTCGAAGACCCGGTCGCCAAGCTGGTCCGCCAGGGACGGGGCGACCTCACGGCCCAGCGTTACTCGACGCCGCCGGGCGGAAATGCACTGGACCGTTTCCGACTCGCCCTGCGCATTGATGCGCGGGACAAGGGGGCCAAGCAAGGTATTGCCGATACCGCGCGCGCTTACCTGAATCTGGGCAACAAGGCCGCGACGGCGGGTGACCTGGCACTGGCCCGTTCGCACTTCGAGAAGGCGATCGAGATCGCGACATTCGCGCCCCCCGAAAGCAAGCCCGTCACTGACGAGGTCAACCACCGGCGCGCGGCGCTGGCGGGCCCCTTCATCGATGAAGCCAAGCGTGCCGCGGCGGCGTGGGACAAGGAGGCCGCGCAGGCGGCCTATGAGAAGGCGCTGGCCATCGATCCGAAAAACGCCGTTGCGCAGGAAGGGTTGAAAAAGCTGCCGTCGATCGGATCGGCGGGCTTTGTTTTCCGCGACCGTCTCGATGACGGCGGTTCCGGCCCCGAGCTCGTCGTTCTTCCCGGCGCAAAAGTCGCTGCCGGGCGCTACGAAGTCACCCGCGGCGAGTTCCGCCGCTGGTGGACCGCGGCCGGTGCCAAGGTCTTTGGCGCCAAGGAACCCTCCTGCCGCGATCGCGAATCCTTCTTCCGAAGTTCCAAAAAGCGCAATTGGCAGAATGCCGATGTGCAGCAGGAAGACAACCATCCGGTCGTCTGCGTCAGCTGGGACCAGGCGGTGGCGTTCACCCAGTGGTTGTCCCAGCGCAGCGGACACACCTACCGGCTCCTGACCAATGCCGAGTGGGATGCGCTGTCGCGCGACGCGAAGCCCGCATCGTGCAGCACCGCCAACCTGGCCGACGCGGCATTCAACAGCACGTTCGAAGCCCGCTCGGGCGCCGCCTGCGAAGACGGTTTCGCGGGTACGTCGCCGGTCGGCCGCTATGGGGCCATCGCCAACGGGCTCTACGACGTTGACGGCAACGTGCGGGAATGGGTCAATTCGTGCCAGGCCGGCGCGACATCCTGTCGTGAACACCGGATGCGTGGCCGCAGCTGGATGTCGCCGCCCGACAAGGAGACAGTGGCGTTCACCGACACCGTGGCATCGGACGTCGCGTCCAATAACGTCGGCTTCCGCGTCGCGCGCGAGCTTGGCGGGCGTTGA
- the nadC gene encoding carboxylating nicotinate-nucleotide diphosphorylase — translation MNSTFQLPEAAAIRADVQRALDEDIGSGDATAQLLPDTVNAEAFVITREEAILCGQAWFDACFRALDPAVVIQWHASDGDRLLPNQKFVSLRGNARALVSGERCALNFVQTLSATATVTARHVAAVEGTRTRILDTRKTIPGLRLAQKYAVRCGGGWNHRIGLFDAILIKENHIAAAGSLAAAVRAARSHFPDLLLEVEVENFDELHQALACGVDRIMLDEFSDDDLCRAVADVAGRVPLEVSGGVSLERVRAIAQTGVDFISIGALTKHVRAIDLSMRVAVGL, via the coding sequence ATGAATTCCACTTTTCAGCTGCCCGAGGCGGCGGCCATCCGGGCGGACGTGCAGCGCGCGCTGGACGAGGACATCGGCAGCGGCGACGCCACCGCGCAGCTGCTGCCGGACACCGTCAATGCCGAAGCCTTCGTGATCACCCGCGAAGAAGCCATTCTCTGCGGTCAGGCGTGGTTCGATGCCTGCTTCCGGGCGCTCGATCCGGCCGTGGTCATCCAGTGGCACGCGTCCGATGGCGACCGCCTTCTTCCGAACCAGAAATTCGTTTCCTTGCGCGGCAATGCGCGCGCCCTCGTCAGCGGCGAGCGTTGCGCACTGAATTTCGTACAGACCCTTTCCGCGACAGCCACCGTCACGGCGCGCCATGTCGCCGCTGTCGAAGGGACACGGACGCGCATCCTGGATACGCGCAAGACCATCCCGGGCCTGCGCCTCGCGCAGAAGTACGCCGTGCGCTGCGGCGGCGGATGGAATCATCGCATCGGCTTGTTCGATGCCATTCTCATCAAGGAAAACCACATTGCGGCGGCCGGCTCGCTCGCGGCCGCGGTCCGCGCCGCGCGCTCGCACTTCCCGGATCTCCTGCTCGAAGTGGAAGTGGAGAATTTTGACGAATTACACCAGGCACTCGCCTGCGGCGTCGACCGCATCATGCTCGATGAATTCTCCGACGACGACCTCTGCCGCGCGGTCGCCGACGTCGCCGGCCGCGTACCGCTGGAGGTTTCCGGCGGCGTGAGCCTCGAACGCGTACGCGCGATCGCGCAGACCGGTGTCGACTTCATCTCGATCGGCGCGCTGACCAAGCACGTGCGCGCGATCGATCTCTCGATGCGGGTCGCTGTTGGCTTGTGA
- the sodB gene encoding superoxide dismutase [Fe] encodes MAIELPALPYARDALAPHISAETIDFHYGKHHQTYVTNLNNQIKGTEFENLGLEEIIKKSSGGMFNNAAQVWNHTFYWNCLKPNGGGEPTGKLADAINQAFGSFAAFKEQFTNTALTTFGSGWAWLVQRPDGSLALVSTSNAATPLTGSDRALLTCDVWEHAYYVDYRNARPKYVEAFWNLVNWDFVAAQMA; translated from the coding sequence ATGGCGATCGAACTGCCCGCGCTTCCGTATGCCCGCGACGCCCTCGCACCGCACATCTCGGCCGAGACCATCGACTTTCACTACGGCAAGCACCACCAGACCTACGTGACCAATCTGAACAACCAGATCAAGGGCACGGAGTTCGAAAACCTCGGACTGGAGGAGATCATCAAGAAGTCCTCCGGCGGCATGTTCAACAACGCCGCACAGGTGTGGAACCACACGTTCTACTGGAACTGCCTCAAGCCCAACGGCGGCGGCGAGCCCACCGGCAAGCTGGCTGACGCGATCAACCAGGCCTTCGGCTCGTTTGCGGCCTTCAAGGAACAGTTCACCAATACGGCGCTGACCACCTTTGGCTCGGGCTGGGCCTGGCTGGTACAGCGTCCGGATGGCTCGCTGGCCCTGGTGAGCACCTCCAATGCCGCCACGCCGCTGACCGGCAGCGACCGCGCCCTGCTCACCTGCGACGTATGGGAACACGCCTACTACGTCGACTACCGCAACGCCCGCCCGAAGTACGTCGAGGCGTTCTGGAACCTGGTCAACTGGGATTTCGTCGCCGCACAGATGGCGTAA
- a CDS encoding YhgN family NAAT transporter produces MSTLSAGILLFLIMDPIGNIPVFLSLLKGVSPERRRYVLLRELLIALAVLFAFLFGGQYILKLLQLRQESISIAGGIILFLIGVKMVFPPKEGGIFGGTGQGEPFIVPMAIPGVAGPSAMAALLLLTNTQPGRMMQWAVALFAAWGATAAILWSATFLYKVLGDSVLTALERLMGMILVALSVQMFLDGIATYLRVAPPAG; encoded by the coding sequence ATGAGCACCTTGTCGGCGGGAATCCTGTTGTTCCTGATCATGGACCCGATCGGCAACATTCCCGTTTTCCTCAGCCTGCTCAAGGGCGTGTCGCCGGAGCGGCGACGCTACGTGCTGCTGCGCGAACTGTTGATCGCGCTGGCGGTGTTGTTCGCCTTCCTGTTCGGCGGCCAATACATCCTGAAGCTGCTGCAGCTGCGCCAGGAGTCGATCAGCATTGCCGGTGGCATCATCCTGTTCCTGATCGGCGTGAAGATGGTGTTTCCACCCAAGGAAGGCGGCATCTTCGGCGGCACGGGCCAGGGCGAGCCGTTTATCGTCCCGATGGCGATACCCGGTGTCGCCGGGCCTTCGGCGATGGCCGCGTTACTGCTGCTGACCAACACCCAGCCCGGACGCATGATGCAATGGGCGGTCGCGCTGTTTGCCGCCTGGGGCGCCACGGCGGCGATCCTGTGGTCGGCCACCTTCCTCTACAAGGTGCTGGGCGACAGCGTGCTGACGGCGCTCGAGCGCCTGATGGGAATGATCCTGGTCGCGCTGTCCGTGCAGATGTTCCTCGATGGCATAGCGACGTACCTGCGCGTGGCGCCGCCGGCCGGATGA
- a CDS encoding FHA domain-containing protein: MGQDRMKLTFPNGEHEPVTLGEGITAIGTSAECPIVLAAPGIALRHAEIHMRNGQALVRVPDPRNVVVLNGRQVTQDMAIKPGDLLLFAKVGCQVMAPPERAAPTPPPRPATGTGEESDGRTRIRQALPKYMLRGVSGSTFGKTYALVGTMTVGRQQDCDISIPGDEISRHHAKLQVLPDGVMVEDMGSANGTFINDKRVHSGVIKPGEELRLDTVRFLLMAPGMEVNKPAAAPPPPAPEPKSGPGAGLWVGVAVVVLAAAAGAAKFFGLF, from the coding sequence ATGGGGCAGGATCGAATGAAGCTGACTTTCCCGAACGGCGAGCACGAACCGGTTACGCTGGGCGAAGGCATTACCGCGATCGGGACCAGTGCGGAGTGTCCGATCGTGCTTGCAGCGCCAGGAATCGCTCTGCGTCACGCGGAAATTCACATGCGGAACGGCCAGGCGCTGGTGCGCGTTCCTGATCCGCGCAACGTCGTCGTGCTCAACGGCCGGCAGGTCACCCAGGACATGGCGATCAAGCCCGGCGACCTGCTGCTGTTCGCCAAGGTGGGCTGCCAGGTGATGGCGCCTCCCGAGCGCGCTGCACCGACGCCGCCACCGCGCCCGGCCACCGGGACGGGCGAGGAATCCGACGGACGCACCCGCATCCGGCAAGCCTTGCCAAAATACATGCTGCGTGGGGTGTCCGGTTCCACGTTCGGTAAGACGTATGCCCTGGTGGGCACTATGACGGTCGGTCGCCAGCAGGACTGCGACATCAGCATTCCCGGCGACGAGATCTCGCGTCACCACGCGAAGCTGCAGGTGTTGCCGGACGGCGTGATGGTCGAAGACATGGGCTCGGCCAACGGTACCTTCATCAACGACAAGCGCGTGCATAGCGGCGTGATCAAGCCCGGGGAGGAATTGCGCCTGGATACGGTGCGTTTTCTCCTGATGGCCCCGGGCATGGAAGTGAACAAGCCCGCCGCCGCACCACCACCGCCGGCACCTGAGCCGAAGTCCGGCCCTGGGGCAGGGTTGTGGGTCGGGGTTGCCGTGGTGGTGTTGGCCGCCGCAGCCGGTGCCGCGAAGTTCTTCGGGCTGTTCTGA
- a CDS encoding DUF1631 domain-containing protein, whose amino-acid sequence MSSNDNNPKVVDLNQRSAAATLGERPAETLGQVRTHALKRLTALATTLFENADDALFDLASKADSNAVQAEYFDGMREVRKKRQQIELRFQEQLARQFVDFMAGRQPNALKSEGGELSLSLVDNQELEESLAVASMVAKTENRLQRVLFAVNQRLSALTNQRVEDANSPVGPTAVGQAFRTASSELEMGLPVRLIIYKLFDRYVMGGLDQFYDELNALLVHAGVLPQMRSSVARRPGAPAGPAATPGTPGAPRPGTPGVPGMPQTPAEMAAEAAVGGYMPVDAAAAEMQANLYSSLRALLATRRHDTNEGPMGLPGGYVPLTYNPNVTPLNPTELLSALTILQNQALSMQSAAETAQLAIKMKEELLGQAGKLRGENGANVSSADEDTIDLVGMLFEYILQDRNLPAQMQAMLGRLQIPFLKVALLDKHLFARRTHPARVLLDSLAHACVGWSEESDRDRRLQDKVREVVESLLKDFEDDLGIFDRLRIDFEAFVEANKRRADLAEQRASEATRGREKLLEARRTAAREVMQRIESRELPDLIRNLLSRPWANYLVLVLLRQGDTSDEWRHALRFADELVWSVQPKSSAAERERLHALLPQLEKTLRHGLATVAFDENDVRKLMQQLNVVYQALLHPTDPGGVSEVPTLELTDPLPMVSQDGADNVMSAIEEEPPPLHPAEQVDEQWTNAVRELKVGTWIEFTDEQGAKERAKLSWISPISSKYLFVNRKGLKVADRTALQLASDLASARVVILEEVPLFDRALDAIVERLKSAHAAKSPAAAQQAAT is encoded by the coding sequence ATGAGTTCCAACGACAACAATCCGAAAGTGGTCGACCTCAACCAGCGCAGCGCAGCGGCGACCCTCGGCGAGCGCCCGGCTGAAACGCTGGGGCAGGTCCGTACGCATGCGCTCAAGCGCCTGACCGCGCTGGCAACCACGCTGTTCGAGAACGCCGACGACGCCCTTTTCGACCTGGCCAGCAAGGCTGACAGCAATGCGGTGCAGGCCGAGTACTTCGACGGCATGCGCGAGGTGCGCAAGAAGCGCCAGCAGATCGAATTGCGGTTCCAGGAGCAGCTGGCTCGCCAGTTCGTCGATTTCATGGCGGGTCGCCAGCCCAACGCCCTCAAGAGCGAAGGCGGCGAGTTGTCGTTGTCGCTGGTCGACAACCAGGAACTGGAAGAATCGCTGGCGGTAGCCAGCATGGTCGCCAAAACCGAAAACCGTCTCCAGCGGGTTCTGTTCGCCGTCAACCAGCGGCTTTCCGCCCTGACCAACCAGCGCGTGGAGGACGCCAACAGCCCGGTCGGCCCGACTGCTGTCGGCCAGGCCTTCCGCACGGCGAGCAGCGAACTGGAAATGGGGCTGCCGGTCCGCCTGATCATTTACAAGCTGTTCGACCGCTATGTCATGGGCGGACTCGACCAGTTCTACGACGAACTCAATGCCTTGCTGGTGCACGCCGGCGTGCTGCCGCAGATGCGCTCCAGCGTGGCGCGCCGCCCCGGCGCCCCTGCCGGTCCCGCGGCCACCCCGGGTACTCCCGGCGCACCCCGGCCGGGCACGCCCGGCGTTCCGGGCATGCCACAAACCCCGGCCGAGATGGCCGCCGAAGCGGCTGTCGGCGGCTACATGCCGGTCGATGCCGCTGCCGCGGAAATGCAGGCCAACCTGTACAGCTCGCTGCGGGCGCTGCTCGCCACGCGTCGACACGATACGAACGAAGGCCCGATGGGCCTGCCGGGCGGCTACGTGCCGCTGACCTACAACCCCAATGTCACGCCGCTCAATCCGACCGAACTGCTCTCGGCCCTGACGATCCTCCAGAACCAGGCGCTGAGCATGCAGAGCGCCGCCGAGACCGCGCAGCTCGCGATCAAGATGAAGGAGGAGCTGCTGGGCCAGGCCGGAAAGCTGCGCGGCGAGAACGGCGCCAATGTTTCCAGCGCCGACGAGGACACCATCGACCTCGTTGGCATGTTATTCGAGTACATCCTGCAGGACCGCAATCTTCCGGCGCAGATGCAGGCAATGCTCGGGCGCCTGCAGATTCCCTTCCTCAAGGTGGCGCTGCTCGACAAGCATCTCTTCGCCCGCCGCACGCATCCGGCCCGCGTGCTGCTCGACAGCCTCGCGCACGCCTGCGTGGGGTGGTCGGAGGAATCCGACCGCGACCGCCGCCTGCAGGACAAAGTGCGCGAAGTGGTCGAGTCGCTGCTGAAGGATTTTGAAGACGACCTGGGCATCTTTGATCGTCTGCGCATCGACTTCGAAGCCTTTGTCGAAGCCAACAAGCGGCGCGCAGACCTCGCCGAGCAACGCGCGAGCGAAGCCACCCGCGGCCGCGAGAAACTGCTCGAAGCGCGTCGCACGGCGGCGCGCGAAGTGATGCAGCGGATTGAAAGCCGGGAACTGCCGGATCTCATCCGCAACCTGCTGTCGCGCCCCTGGGCCAACTATCTCGTGCTGGTGCTGCTGCGCCAGGGCGATACGTCGGACGAATGGCGCCATGCGCTGCGTTTCGCCGACGAGCTGGTGTGGAGCGTGCAGCCCAAGTCCAGCGCCGCCGAACGCGAGCGGCTTCACGCACTGCTGCCGCAGCTGGAGAAAACGCTGCGACACGGGCTTGCGACTGTCGCCTTCGACGAGAACGACGTTCGCAAGCTGATGCAGCAGCTGAATGTCGTCTACCAGGCCCTGCTCCATCCGACCGATCCCGGCGGCGTGAGCGAAGTGCCGACGCTGGAGTTGACCGATCCGCTGCCGATGGTCAGCCAGGACGGCGCGGACAACGTCATGAGCGCGATCGAAGAGGAACCGCCGCCGCTGCACCCGGCCGAACAGGTCGATGAGCAGTGGACGAACGCGGTACGTGAGCTCAAGGTCGGCACCTGGATCGAATTCACCGACGAGCAGGGTGCCAAGGAGCGCGCGAAGCTTTCCTGGATCAGCCCGATCAGCTCGAAGTACCTCTTCGTCAACCGCAAGGGACTGAAGGTCGCCGACCGCACTGCGCTGCAACTGGCCTCGGACCTGGCCAGTGCCCGCGTGGTGATTCTTGAGGAAGTGCCGCTCTTCGATCGCGCGCTCGATGCGATCGTCGAACGACTCAAGAGCGCTCATGCCGCCAAGTCCCCTGCTGCCGCGCAGCAGGCTGCCACCTGA
- a CDS encoding 5-(carboxyamino)imidazole ribonucleotide synthase gives MTTVGILGGGQLARMLALAGAPLGVRFLVVDSVADACASQVAPLLKADWRDFDALEEFARRIDVATFDFENVPAETAQWLTDHTRVFPNPQALAIAQDRLAEKTLFREVGLDTPAFAAVDSQSDLEKALESIGYPAVLKTRRLGYDGKGQFRIRSAADIAPAWQALGRVPLILEAFVPFEREVSVVAVRSREGEFRAYPLTQNWHADGILSMSLAPAPDSEALAPQAFALARKLAERLDYVGTFALELFVHDGRLLGNEMAPRVHNSGHWTIEGAPSSQFENHVRAVLGLPLGDTSALGLSVMFNWIGTMPPARPVLAEARAHWHDYGKEPRDGRKVGHATLCAMTREEMAERLERVARELGRETQAAPVLDVLKRA, from the coding sequence ATGACGACCGTAGGTATTCTCGGCGGGGGCCAGCTGGCCCGGATGTTGGCTTTGGCGGGCGCCCCGCTGGGTGTGCGCTTCCTGGTGGTCGACAGCGTTGCCGACGCCTGCGCCAGCCAGGTGGCGCCACTGTTGAAGGCGGACTGGCGTGATTTTGACGCGCTGGAGGAGTTTGCGCGTCGGATTGACGTCGCCACCTTCGATTTCGAGAACGTGCCGGCCGAAACGGCCCAGTGGCTGACCGACCATACGCGGGTCTTCCCCAATCCCCAGGCCCTGGCCATTGCACAGGACCGTCTGGCCGAGAAAACCCTGTTCAGGGAAGTTGGCCTCGACACCCCGGCCTTTGCCGCCGTCGACAGTCAGTCCGACCTGGAAAAGGCCCTGGAATCCATTGGTTACCCGGCGGTCCTGAAGACCCGCCGGCTCGGTTACGACGGCAAAGGCCAATTCCGCATCCGTTCCGCCGCGGATATCGCGCCGGCATGGCAGGCGCTGGGCCGCGTGCCGCTGATCCTCGAGGCCTTCGTACCGTTCGAGCGCGAGGTGTCGGTAGTGGCCGTACGCTCGCGTGAAGGCGAGTTCCGCGCCTATCCGCTGACCCAGAACTGGCACGCCGACGGCATTCTGTCGATGAGCCTCGCGCCGGCCCCCGATTCGGAGGCCCTGGCGCCCCAGGCCTTTGCGCTGGCGAGGAAGCTGGCCGAGCGCCTGGACTACGTCGGTACGTTTGCGCTGGAGCTGTTCGTCCACGACGGGCGGCTGCTCGGCAACGAGATGGCGCCGCGCGTGCACAACTCCGGTCACTGGACGATCGAGGGCGCACCCTCCAGCCAGTTCGAAAATCACGTCCGTGCAGTCCTGGGGCTGCCGCTGGGCGATACATCGGCCCTGGGCCTGAGCGTGATGTTCAACTGGATCGGCACGATGCCGCCGGCCCGGCCGGTGCTGGCCGAAGCGCGCGCCCACTGGCACGACTACGGCAAAGAACCGCGCGACGGTCGAAAAGTCGGACATGCAACGCTGTGCGCCATGACGCGCGAGGAAATGGCGGAGCGGCTCGAACGGGTGGCCCGGGAACTGGGGCGTGAGACGCAGGCGGCGCCGGTGCTCGATGTCCTGAAACGCGCCTGA
- the grxD gene encoding Grx4 family monothiol glutaredoxin — protein MDVLERIKTTVESSPIVLFMKGTPQFPMCGFSSRTAQALKMVNAEYVSVNVLEDPEIRANLPRYSNWPTFPQLFINGELIGGCDITLELYESGELERMVRDTRKA, from the coding sequence ATGGACGTTCTGGAGCGCATCAAAACCACGGTGGAATCCAGCCCCATCGTGCTGTTCATGAAGGGTACGCCGCAGTTTCCGATGTGCGGCTTTTCCAGCCGCACCGCGCAGGCGCTGAAGATGGTCAATGCCGAGTACGTCTCGGTGAACGTCCTGGAGGATCCGGAGATCCGCGCCAACCTGCCGCGCTATTCGAACTGGCCGACCTTTCCCCAGCTGTTCATCAACGGCGAGCTGATCGGCGGTTGTGATATCACGCTGGAACTGTACGAGTCAGGTGAGCTCGAGCGCATGGTGCGCGACACGCGGAAAGCCTGA